In a single window of the Corvus cornix cornix isolate S_Up_H32 chromosome 22, ASM73873v5, whole genome shotgun sequence genome:
- the CHMP7 gene encoding charged multivesicular body protein 7 yields MCSPGEAPPGPAPAGDLPPEWETDDERMAFLFSAFKQSREVNSTEWDSKMAFWVGLVLARGRQRGAVRTCLRELQNGFERRGSVPLGLGTVLRELLRRGKLQRESDFMASVDSSWISWGVGVFILKPLKWTLSSVLGDSKIPEEEEVLIYVELLQEKAEEVYRLYQNSALSSHPVVALSELRSLCAGLCPDERTFYLLLLQLQKEKRVTILEQNGEKIVKFARGLHAKVSPMNDVDIGVYQLMQSEQLLSQKVESLSQEAEKCKEDARSACRAGKKQLALRCLKSKRRTERRIEELHSKLDAVQGILDRIYASQTDQMVFNAYQAGVGALKLSMKDVTVERAENLVDQIQELCDTQDEVAQTLAGVGINGLEMDTEELEKELDSLLQDSSKDSVDLPPAPQKVLSPPISDAELEAELEKLSVSAGDLAQNTPSAASEPKTALGLNL; encoded by the exons ATGTGCAGCCCGGGGGAGGCCCCCCCTGGGCCGGCCCCGGCCGGGGACCTGCCCCCGGAGTGGGAGACGGATGACGAGCGCATGGCCTTCCTGTTCTCGGCCTTCAAGCAGAGCCGCGAGGTGAACAGCACCGAGTGGGACAGCAAGATGGCCTTCTGGGTCGGGCTGGTGCTGGCCCGCGGCCGGCAGAGGGGCGCGGTGAGGACGTgcctgagggagctgcagaACGGCTTCGAGCGGCGAGGCAGCGTCCCCTTGGGGCTGGGCACCGTCCTCAGGGAGCTGCTCAG ACGTGGGAAGCTCCAGAGGGAGTCAGACTTCATGGCCAGTGTAGACAGCAGCTGGATCTCGTGGGGTGTGGGAGTTTTCATCCTGAAGCCCCTCAAGTGGACCCTCTCCAGCGTGCTGGGGGACAGCAAAATTCCCGAGGAAGAGGAGGTTCTGATTTACGTGGAGCTGCTTCAG gagaaggcagaggaagTTTATCGCCTCTACCAGAACTCTGCCCTCTCTTCCCACCCCGTGGTCGCCCTCTCCGAGCTCCGTTCCCTCTGTGCCGGGCTCTGCCCGGATGAAAGGACCTTCTActtgttgctgctgcagctgcagaaggagaagaGGGTCACCATCCTGGAACAGAACGGAGAGAAG ATAGTGAAGTTTGCCCGAGGCCTCCACGCCAAGGTGTCCCCGATGAACGACGTGGACATCGGAGTTTATCAGCTGATGCagagtgagcagctgctgtcacagaAGGTGGAGTCCCTTTCCCAGGAAGCAGAGAA GTGTAAAGAGGATGCCAGGAGTGCTTGTAGAGCTGGGAAGAAGCAGCTG GCCCTGAGGTGCCTCAAGTCGAAGCGGAGGACGGAGCGGCGCATCGAGGAGCTGCATTCCAAGCTGGATGCAGTGCAGGGAATCCTGGATCGCATCTACGCCTCCCAGACTGACCAGATG gtgTTTAATGCCTACCAGGCTGGAGTGGGAGCTCTGAAGCTGTCCATGAAGGATGTGACTGTGGAGAGGGCAGAGAACCTGGTGGATCAGATCCAAGAG cttTGTGATACTCAAGATGAAGTAGCCCAGACTCTGGCTGGAGTGGGGATCAATGGTCTGG AGATGGACAcggaggagctggagaaggagctggacAGTCTCCTGCAGGACTCGAGTAAGGATTCCGTGGATCTGCCTCCCGCTCCCCAGAAGGTGCTGAGTCCCCCCATCTCTGATGCCGAGCTGGAAGCTGAACTGGAGAAGCTCTCTGTGTCTGCTGGAG